DNA from Eubalaena glacialis isolate mEubGla1 chromosome 2, mEubGla1.1.hap2.+ XY, whole genome shotgun sequence:
CCACATGGCCATGACAACAGCCAGTTGTGAACTGAGGTTAGAAATGTTACCGATCTCTGCCTTGCTTTACAGCAGACAGAGCGTCGCGTGGACGACACACGAGCACAGCTGAAGAAAATACCCTCGCTTCTTGATGCTCTGTGTTCTCGCAGGGGATTCATATTGACAACGAAGGCAACGATTCCTGTGAAAATTTTATTAGCAGTCAACACTTCCTTCACATTCACCACTGCTGAAAAGCAGGGTCTCTCACCTTCCTGCACATCCTACTTTAACCCAAGTCATAGTCAATTTTAGGCACaaaggttttcattttctctcaaaATCAAGTTTTAACTGCTTGAGGTTACTACTACAGCAAGCAGATTTTGTTGAAGGACACATTGAATAGTTTTCACCCTCTGTTAGCACAGGTTAATATACTTTCttaaataaagttagaaatttttggttttaaaattggTTTCCATCACAAAACAACAGTAAGACATGGTACACCTTTAAGTCCGATCCTAGCGAGTCCGGAGCTGCCTGACGCCTGTGTGGCCCTCTGTCAGCACAGGCTCCGTGTCCGCGTCCAGAACCACATTCGGACTCTGTCCCCACACGTCCTCCGTGCCAGCAGCGTGCCAGGCAGCTCTGCAGGGGCCAGGACTCAAGGCTGTAATAGTTGTTTTTCATATTATGCACGATAAACTGTGGCACAATAATCATTATATAACAACTGttcagcaaaaataaaacaaaaaactatatttTACTACATTTGATTATCGTACAAAAATATgcacattttctattttaaaacagtATTAATAGTACCTAATCATTTTTAAACTTGCAAGTTaaccaaaaaaaattactaaaagggTTGAAATAAATGTGAGAGGGAAGAAAGCTATAAAGAAGTAAATGCTCAATccaaaaaaacagtaacaaatttaGAACgatttgtaataataaaaaaagcagcctaatgaaaaaggaagaagaattatTACACTTCCAGTGGCAGGATATGCTGTGGGGTTTTCAGGGGACCAGAGCTGGTTTCCAATCAAGGACTTTAAAACGTTTAATGGCAACAGTGCTATTTATATAAACTAAGAAAGCCCTTACTTTCTAGACAAGTTGGCAAAACACTGGGTTTATCCACACGATGGATTTCCTAAGACTGCATAGGAACTTCTGTCCCTGTAAGTCCAGAGACATTATCCaaccatttttaaaaggcaaataattCAAATAGAAACATCTATTTGTTACATATAAAGGTAaaacacagttttgaaaaaacttGTTTTAGAAAAGGACATAAGCTAACTAGATACTTTACTATAAacgtttttttaaaagcttaagaTGGCAGTTTAAGAAACTCTAAATAACAGCCACATTGAAGACATCCATCTTTTACACAGAAGTGAGGGGTGTCGGGGAGGCTGTGACCAGCATGGCCACAGTGAGCTCCAGCTCTGGCCCACAGCTTTGGCTCGGCTCTTGTGACACAACCTGAAAACGGGAATTTGAGACGAGAGCACACCTCTGTCTGCGCCTCGGAACACCTGTCACAGGTTGGGTGGGGCGGGCGCTCTCACCATTTGTTACAGTGGCAGTATTTTGAGAGAAGTCCGTTGTTACTCTCCTGTCCTCCCTTCCTAAGCACTAAGCACTCAGGTGACCTGACTCAAGACCTCATCACTGATTTCCAAGGGAAGGTGCCCCCGGGAGTGCTCCCCACTGGACTCTGACGGGGCCTCTACTTTGAGGGTGGGTGTCAGTGATGCTGCCGCACCGACCCGGACCCTGCTTCAGACCCGCTGTGTTTGGTGACTTTCAGAGGGATGTGTGCCTCGGGGGACTCCTGGCTGTCGGTATCATGCTGAGTGTGACCAGCCTCTTTCCAATGTGCAGTGGGACTTTGACaccctaatttaaaaaacaaattgtttTACTCTGTGTTCTTCATATCTTAATATTAATGTCAAAGGCACTTCTAAATTTAATTATCTATAGCAAATGCTTTTAAAGTCAGCAGTGCATATCATTTTAAAGTTAGTCCTAAGGAAACTCATGATTTTAAAACACAGTGATCTACGGTCCCAAAGTGATCTAAAATAAGTTACAGTGTGAGAACACACAACTCTCAGGTGAGCTCAACTAGAGATAATAGAAAGTGAccagaaaaatacacaaataccTACTAACGCCCACTGGGGGTTTACTGGATGCTTCGTGAAAACATACTAAACACTAATTTCTTAACTCTCCTGATGTCTGCTTCTCTGGGCTGCTAATCCAACTGAGGATCAGGGAACCTTTAGGAGGTGGTTGGAAAAATGGATGTAGACAAGATAAATGTCGCAGACAAAACCTGATTAGTTTGATCACAGTAATAAGATCGTGGGAATGTCTGCCTGCAAATGATCTAAAAATGAGCCAGACCTAGAATGATAGAAAGAGGACATAAATAACAAAAGTTAcgcctatcttttaaaaatattgtgaagGAAGCGTAATTCAACATGTTTTAAAGTATTAGTGCAAATTTCAACTGTTATTCTTACGTCTAGAACGATAAGAGCTTCAAACGCCTCGGCCAGCAGTTTTACTTCAGAGGAGAAGGTCTCTCGCTCCCTCAGAACGTTCAGAAAGCCACTCCGCCTCAGTCCTCGTTTGCTAGTGTCTCAGTAGATAACCATATTTTGGCCCCGCTTAAAAACTTGCCTAGCGGTGTCCCTGAAATGCTCCGTCTGCACAGACTGCCCACTGGGGAAAAGGGGAACGAGGAGGAGAGGAAGTCTGGTGTCCCCGGGGCGTCGTGCGGGCCGCCAGCGCGGAAGTACAGCCTGCTCTGGACCAGCTCGGGGCCGGGGGCTTCCGCGGGGCTGCCCTGGGGCTGCCGCAGCGCCCTGCCCAGCACGTCCACCTCGTCCGCCAGCAGGGAGACCTTGTGGAAGGCCGTGATGAAGCCCCCGCGCTGGATCTGGGCCTCGGGGACCCAGCGGAAGTAGCAGAGTTTCCACAGTTTGATGTGCATTCCGGAGAGAAGCGGCAGAATCACCCCGTGCAGGTCGGCCGGCTTGGAGAACCACTCTCGGAAGTACTGCTCCGCACCCCTGTCCTGGCTGTCGCTCTGCTCGGGGGGGTCTGgctttacttttaatattaatgaaTTTCTCCTGGGAAGTAACTCTTGGTCACTGATGATTCCATTCTTTAAGGAAGCTGGCATTCCTCTTAGTGTGGAGCTGTAGCTTTTCTGTACAGAAGAGAGATTTTAGCATTATTTTCCTGGAGCTTCCCTTTTTAGAAAGACAGTAGAAGTGTAATGGTAAATATAAACTCGAAATTAGGAAAAACTGGTAGAATTTCAACCTTAAAGAATATTTTGTTCCTTCCCTGGTAATACTTATTCCAATCCTCCTCCACTGGAGTTTAACACTTCTAGGCCTTGACTCTGCCTAGGCTGTAGcctgcatgggggtggggggagatataGCCTATCCATtataggcagacctcagagatacagtgggttcggttccagacaCCGGAGTAAAGCGAGTATCGCAATAaaacaagtcacatgaattttttggtttcccagtgcatacgtAAATTACGTTTCCAATATACTGTcatctgttaagtgtgcaatagcattatgtctaaaaaaaactaggtacataccttaatttaagcactttattgctaaaaaatgcgaaccatcatctgagccctcagtgagttgtaatcttttttcaATAGCAatgtcaaagatcactgatcacagatcaccatcactaatacaataataatgaaaaaacttgaaatattgtgagaattaccaaaatgtggcacagagacacaaagtgagcaaacactgctggaaaaatggcaccgacGGATGAACGCAGGGTTcgcacaaaccttcaatttgtaaaaaatgcagtatctgcaaagtgcaataaagcaagtgcAGTAAAACGAGGTCTGCCTATAATTTGCTGAAGTGTGAATTTCTAAGATTTCTGGTCAGAAAAAAGCTAGACCTGCTGATTCTAGAACAGGCTGAGTGGACGGGCTTCAGGAGCAGGGCCCTGGGTGCAGGGCTGCAACTGTTGACTCCTGAGATGACGACCAGGGCTGTGTGGGCCTCAGACAGCAAGACGAAAAGTCGGGGTGGGGTCCTCTGAGTGAGGAAGTGAATGACCCCTCCAAACCTGCACTGGCAATGCTGTCATGGGAAGTGACTGGACTTTTAATACTGTGTTCTGAAAAAGATGTTTTTGGTTATGTGTGAGCAAATACCAGGTTTTTACTGTTAGTGCATTTCTATAACTTACCTTTGTCCGTTTAAAAGACTTCACAGAACCGTTTTGTACACAAGGCGTGCTCTTTCCAATGTAGAAGGGGTTGTGGAAAAGGGTGCGATCCTTTGCTGTAAACTGAAGAGACCAGTCCCAAACTGAGGGGAATTTTAAACCCTTTTCATCACCCAATTGGATATTTTTGCTTATAGCAAATTCCTgcagaataaaatatttgaacatttGTGAAAAGATGCCAAACTAAGATTTTCTCATAGTAAATTCATTTCTGGCGGTCATTCATCATCATACAAATGAACTCTTCTGAACGAGAGCGACTCCAATCCCACTGGAGCAGCACGCTCCGCTTCCCGAGAACAGACATTCCTGGCGCCTCGCACGGAGGAGCGCGCGGAGCCCTGCGCCGAGAGGGGAGCTGGGCCCCTGGGCAATGAGTGTGTTGGTGAGCATGACTTGTGAATGGAGTTCTCCCTGGTGCCACAGCCTGAATAAATCCATCTCCTTATACATCCACACCCCCAATCCTGAACAACGCATTTCTTCAGGATGCTCTGCATGATGCTTCAGCTCACAGAATGTCTGCTCTACTGTTGATTTGATGGAGCAGTTTCATGGATGAGGAATCCAGGCTCAGCACCTTCCCAGACCCGGGCCTGAGGATCCCACAGCTCACTGTGAGGGCAGCCCCCCTTCCTACAAAGTCTTCCTGAAGGCCCACGAGAgctgtcctttctgtctctctcagtgGTCACTGCAGCATTTGTTGGCTATACCCATTGCTCCAGATGTGGGTGAGACAGAACTTGTGGTTCTGGAAGGTTCCACCAGGGGCAACCAGAAGCTATAGATAGTTTCAAGTTTGGCTTGAGACCCTCCTTACTCATGGTTCTTCCTCTCAGTCAAGGAATTGGGACTAGAAACCAATGGTCCTAACGTAAAAGTGACTGCCACGCGGCATGAGAGTCCGAGCACATCCAGTAAGCAGCACCCAGAGAGAACCACAGTCTCGCGTCACGCCTACATTTCCTTTCTCAAATCCTTCTCCACAGGACtcctgaagaaaaataatttgctttGTACAACTTTTATTCTGCTGACCTAGGAAACAAATGTCCTGAAACAGGATCTTATCCATTACCCATTCAGACAGCCcaaatgtgaaaatataaatacaaaagcaCGACATTTACGGCACTTAAAATGATTTACATCTTTCAATTGGCTTATTATGAACAATAAACATCAGagagaaatacataaaatgctcactgataaaaatgaaacaagttcAAGTTCCTGGATTTTTAACCAACTTTAAATAATTCCTTCAGAAATCACTGCTTAAAATGGTAGCTAAGACAGTTTAAATACACAGCTGATTGTACTTCAACGCTCTCTCAGTAAAGCAGTTCGCGCCGGCCACGGCGGGTGCCACTCACCGTGCTCTGCTGCACGCGCTGGTGTGGGGAGTTGAAGAGGAAGGTGCCAAACAGGGCCACACGGGTGCTGTCGTGCAGCACCGCCAGGTAGGTCTCGGAGAACTCGAAAGCTGCCGGGCACTGCTCCTGCAGCTGCCACGTGGCGTCCAGGAACAGCAGGAACACGGGAGCCTGGCGGACACACGTTGAAACGGGATTACTCAACGCTGCCCTTCAGTGTCCACATCTATTTCCAAACCTCTTGCTGATATGAAGGAAGAGATTAATAAGAAAACAGCGAGGCCTGAGCACTTGGCTCCGAAGCTGAGCGAAGGGTACGTGAGCGCATTAGACGGCCATGTCTAACCTAAGAACTAGGCTGGCCTGAGACGCATCACAGCCCTCCTCTGCCCGCCAAGTCCACCAAGCTGAAGTGGCAAAGTCAACAGACGGGCAGGGTGTGGCCATGTGAATGGGGGACAGTGAAATACGTGTTTCATGTGTTCCAGCTGATCCTGGAAACAATTCTTtagaacatttaaaacaaaacaaaaacccaaaaaaccccaagACCAAGAAACAACTCTTTGGTGGACCCTGCAGACTCAGCATCCGGAAACCTTCCCAGAGTTTCAGAAAACAGCTGGCGTGGCCTCGGGGTCACGTGGTACACCCCCAAGTACAGCAGCTTACGACAGCTACTGTGACAGCGACTGCATCCTGCCCAGTGCTTCCCCGAGTCCTAGCGTTTCAGAAGTGAAGCATTCACTGTTGAGGTTTCCTCAGATGACAGAGACTGTTTTACATGAGACAGCACGCGTCAAAGTGTGCTCTCGGGAGCCACCCTGACCACAAGACACCTGCAGGGCCTGTCACAGCTCCACTAGGACCCCAGGCAGCCACCAACCCTGCAGCTCTTACAAAGATGCCCCCTCAACTTGCCATTCTTAACGTACGTGCCCCATTTTAAGACACTATGATATTCCAAAGctgatttttcaaaatatctaaCATGCTTGTTGTCTGCTTGCAGAAGAGTTAATGCAGCATTTCTTCAAGCAGTTTTCAACTTAGAGAAATTCAACAGGCAACTTTTTAAGACTTTTATCTATATAGTTAAGAGAATCTTCATAAGTACCTCAACTTGGACTCTAATCCATGAGTCAGTCTTGGCCCAAGAAGCTAAGATGTACTGAAGGCAATACTTAAAAAGTCTCCTCATCTCTTTACGGATGGAGCATCTCTTCATATAACGAAAGGTTTTATCCTGTGCACACTGAAGGACTGATAATAGGCATGAAGGTTTTGTTACCTCTTTCTCCGATCTCTTTAAGTGGTTGCATCTGTCCAGGAATGGATATCCTGCCATGACCCACTCTTTCTGTATCAGACTCTGAAATCCAGTGATTGTCCTAAAATAGGGATCCAGCATCACTTGAACAAGAGAAGCTACAATACAGCTCaagtctcttccctcctcctctgtcaataagatggaaagaaaatgatTAGTACGTAGAAAAATgctaagagagaaaggaaggaaaggcaaAGTATATACTTCAGTGTTCTGTGCCTGGGCGGCCTTCAAAATCACCCATGTTATGAAATTTCATTCAGGCCCAGCCACTCTAAAATATTACAAACTTTTAGATCAACTAAAGTAATGTTTAATGAGGAGATGGCCTTTTATCTATGAATGTTTTCCAGATAATTAGAAGCATATCCCTCACACTTTTTACATTTACATGATTTATGGTAGAAATCTTTCCAGAGTCCATTCTATTTCTGTGCCAAGGATATTAAATATCATGCAATCTTTCTACTGACAGCTTCATATGGTGACTCAGAGGTGAATGAGAGAAATGGAATTGTCCACCATCACCCAGAATGGTGGCAAATATTTCCCTCCCATCTTTTGTAGCTTCCTTTTTAATGAGGCCAGTAATTCTCTGATATCAAAGCCAGTCAAAGAAATCAGAAGGAAACTATCAAATAATATCCCTTATGATTAGATGTAAAAGTCATCAACAAAGTATAAGCAAGCCAaattatctcaggaatgcaagaatttATCCTAAGAATGCAACGTTGGTTTAACATCTGACAAAGTAACACAccgtaataaaaaaataaaggacaaaaataacACAATCATCTCATTAGATGAATAAAAAGCATCTGTGTGATGAAAATCCAACATTCATTGTGgataaaaactcttagcaaactaggaatagaagggaatatCAACCCGATAAGAGGAATCtacaaaaacctacaactaacatcattCTTATTAGTGAAAGCCTGGATGCTTTCCTCCTAAGATGGGCAACAAGACAAGGACGTTTGCTCTTGTCACTTCTACTGCACATTGTCCTGGAAGCTTACACAGGGAAgttaggcaggaaaaagaaatcaaaggcatccagattggagaGGAAAAAGCAATAACTGTGTCTGCAGACAACACGTGTATGTACGTAAAAAAACCCCTAAGGTAATCCACAAAGGACTACTAGAACTAATGAATGAGTTTAGTAAGGTGGCAGGAATTCTACACACAATCACAACGAGTACACAAAAaacttgaaaatgaaattaagaaaacaactgtattcacaatagcatcaaaaataaaatacttacagGGAGATTTAACAAAATAAGTGCCAGAGTTGTACACTAAAAACTTATAAAACACTGCTGACATGACatgaaagaaaacccaaataaatggagagacattcaTTTCATGGACTGGCAGAttgaatattgttaagatggcattCTCCCCAATCTACAGGTTCAAcatattcctatcaaaatcccaataggATTTTTTGCTGATCCTAGAAGttatacagaaatgcaaaggacctagaataaccaaaacaatttgaaaacaaagttggaggacttacatGTCCTAATTTCAAAACATACTCTAAAGCTACAGCACTCAAGATAATGTGGTACTGGCGTACGGACAgacataaagatcaatggaataaaactgagagtccaaaaataaagaGCCAGTCAGCAGACCTTTGCCAAGGCATGTCAATAGAGAAAGAACAGTCttgtcaataaatggtgctgtgaCAATTCAataaacacacatgcaaaaaaaatgaatatagacgtttacctcacatcatacacaaaaattcattcaaagtgaatcataggcctaaatgtaagagctaaaactataaaatgtttacAGAATAAAACGTGGGAGAAAGTCTTCATAACCTTGAATTAGGCAAACAGTTCTTACATATAACACCAAAGATgtgattcataaaagaaaaaatggataaattagacttcatcaaaatttcaaaatttgtgcttcaaaagtcatcaagaaagtgaaaagacaaaccacagactaggagaaaatatttgcaaatcttataAAGATACAAAGAACCTGTATCTAGAATTGTAAAGAATTCTTTGAACTCAATGATAAAACAACCTAACTGAAGAATAGACAAAAGATTTGGTATTTCACCAAAGTCAATACATGAACGGCCAATCAGCACATGATAtgcattagggaaatgcacataAAAATTGCAATGAACTCCCACTTCACACTTACTAGAATGACTACACTCCTAACAGCAGACGATGAAGTGCAGAAACAAACCCTCACACACTACTGAGGGGAAGGGGAATTGGGTATGGTCACTTTAGAAcacactttggcagtttcttacaaagctgaaCATAAATGTACCATATAACtcaacaattctacttctaggtatctacccaaaataaagaaaaacatatgtCCCCACAAAGACTTTTATGtgaatgttaaaagcagcatAATTCATAACAGCCAGAaagtggaagcaatccaaatgtccaccaacaagtaaatggataaataaaatgtggtatttacAACAATGGTacactactcagaaataaaaaggagcaaactgCTGAGACATGCTACGTGAACGAACTTCAAAAACATGTATgtgaaatgaaagaagccagagacaaaagaccacatactacatgattccatttatatgaaacatccagaaaaagcaaatctagagagacagaaagcagattagtgctTGCCCGGGGTTGGGACACAAGGAATCTTTTCGAGGTGAGAGAAAATTTCTAAAACTGGACTCTGTTTACTAAAAATTATTGAACTGCACATTCAGAACAGGTGCATTTTATAGTATGTacactatacctcaataaactgtttagaaaacacattctaaaataaaGTGTTAGTAAAATGCAGGCTCAGCATCTCTTCTGAGGCATTTCACATGGCAACAAATGCATGAAGAAGTGTGCTAAGTAGGGTTCTGGAACAGGATGAGAACACCACTGGCTGCGAGAGGTGCGGGTTCTCAATGGCTGGCTCTGCATGTGTCTGTGAATTACATACGCGCTGCCGGCATGAGCTAAGGATTACTGGAAACAGTGACTTACTCTTCTTCTTTTCCCCCTAAGGCTTGTCTTGTCACTTTACTTTGTTAAAGTCAGTTGAATTTGACAGTTGGTAAAAATACTTCTGTAAGCTTCAGTAGCACAGCATATTCATGAACTATGcatgaatatattataaaatcaGGTAGCTTGTGGTTTATGAAACTTTATCCGTAAGCTTAAAAATGCTATTAGCTGTAAAGTTATTTAATATACAATTATTCTTTGCTtaactgaaagatttttttttttattgacatcTATTCCTACCCAACACTAGACAAAATTCACATTGCTGGCTACTCAGTTCAGTCCATTTCTTGATACCAAACTGTTTCTTTAAAGTCACAATCTAGCATGAGCCAGAGGCATTTcaactaaaatttgtatgaatcAGAAAGATAGCAAGATTAGAGAGAAAGGACGCTCTGCCGAGATTAATACTCTGTCTGAATCCAATGAGGGCTGTGACCCACCCTTGCCATAATACAGGAAGGCAGATTTAACACAGGGCAGAAAGTCTTGACTCCTTTCTGTTCTTCTGTCTGAGGTCTTTGTGCCACTGTTTAACAATGTGCGGGATCTGTAGTGTATCTATCTGGTGGCATGCAGTAAGTAGGAGATGGCTAAGATGCATGTAATTACTTGGGTGTGGATCCCCAGTCAAGATGGCTGGCCGGGGGACCAGTGTAGTCAGTAATGAATTACCTTGTAAGACTACAGACAGACGCTTGCTTTCCAGCATATACACAAGTTCTGCTGAATGTTTAAGGAATGCCctggaaagagaaacagaaaaatactgtTAAAGACCAAATTTCCACTacgaatatattttttaaagtacgtGAAGTCAAGCAAATCTGATCTTTCACGATACGTGTTTATATTCTCTATAACCTTTTGGAATTTCTTCAGTATTTATACGATTCATCAACAGAGTACAGTTTGATTTTTATATCAGGGAAATTCATTAACCTTTGTTGATTTACATGACATTCTTGACATCACCGAACTACAGAGACGGGGAAGAGATCAGTGGTTCCcaggggatggggatggagatgctggggctgggggtgggagcctTGGTGACGGAGCAGCTCTGCATCCTGACTGTGCTGGTGGTCATGTGAATCTACACACGGTAAAACTGCACAGAAACACACATGAGAGCACGTATAAACTGGGGAGACTGGATAAGAACTGTAGTTTGTACTACTGTCGGTTTCCCGGTTTGATAACCATAGTCTAGTTATGTGAGCCGTTACCACTGGGGGGGCTGGTGAGGAGTGCATGGCCCTGTAATATTTTTGCACCTCCTGTGACTcgataattatttcaaaataataagttaagaaaaaaggaaagcagttGTACAAACCTTACATATTCTAACCACCGTGTATTTTCCAGTGAAGACAGCCATTTCTCTTCAGTTTCTTCAAATGGTTctgtaattaatataattatacatatataattatacacaGACACTCACATATACATAGGCATATAACACTTTTAGGCTTCTTAAGCTTACTTTTCATGATCAAATTGAGAGCTAGGTGATACAtcagtttttaacatttaaaagctGGCTTTAAGAAAGTCACGCATTTGCATTTAGTCATAAAA
Protein-coding regions in this window:
- the MTMR10 gene encoding myotubularin-related protein 10 isoform X2, yielding MPLQKFHYRNLLLGEHDVPLTCIEQIVTVNDHKRKQKVLGPNQKLKFNPTELIIYCKDFRIVRFRFDESGPESAKKVCLAIAHYSQPTDLQLLFAFEYVGKKYHNSASKANGIPSGGGGGGGIGAGGGSSQKTPLFETYSDWDREVKRTGASGWRVCSINEGYMISTCLPEYFVVPSSLADQDLKIFSHSFVGRRMPFWCWSHSNGSALVRTALIKDVLQQRKIDQRICNAITKSHPQRSDVYKSDLDKTLPNIQEIEAAFVKLKQLCVNEPFEETEEKWLSSLENTRWLEYVRAFLKHSAELVYMLESKRLSVVLQEEEGRDLSCIVASLVQVMLDPYFRTITGFQSLIQKEWVMAGYPFLDRCNHLKRSEKEAPVFLLFLDATWQLQEQCPAAFEFSETYLAVLHDSTRVALFGTFLFNSPHQRVQQSTEFAISKNIQLGDEKGLKFPSVWDWSLQFTAKDRTLFHNPFYIGKSTPCVQNGSVKSFKRTKKSYSSTLRGMPASLKNGIISDQELLPRRNSLILKVKPDPPEQSDSQDRGAEQYFREWFSKPADLHGVILPLLSGMHIKLWKLCYFRWVPEAQIQRGGFITAFHKVSLLADEVDVLGRALRQPQGSPAEAPGPELVQSRLYFRAGGPHDAPGTPDFLSSSFPFSPVGSLCRRSISGTPLGKFLSGAKIWLSTETLANED
- the MTMR10 gene encoding myotubularin-related protein 10 isoform X1; this encodes MFSLKPPRPTFRSYLLPPPQTDDKINSEPKIKKLEPVLLPGEIVVNEVNFVRKCIASDTSQYDLWGKLICSNFKISFITDNPMPLQKFHYRNLLLGEHDVPLTCIEQIVTVNDHKRKQKVLGPNQKLKFNPTELIIYCKDFRIVRFRFDESGPESAKKVCLAIAHYSQPTDLQLLFAFEYVGKKYHNSASKANGIPSGGGGGGGIGAGGGSSQKTPLFETYSDWDREVKRTGASGWRVCSINEGYMISTCLPEYFVVPSSLADQDLKIFSHSFVGRRMPFWCWSHSNGSALVRTALIKDVLQQRKIDQRICNAITKSHPQRSDVYKSDLDKTLPNIQEIEAAFVKLKQLCVNEPFEETEEKWLSSLENTRWLEYVRAFLKHSAELVYMLESKRLSVVLQEEEGRDLSCIVASLVQVMLDPYFRTITGFQSLIQKEWVMAGYPFLDRCNHLKRSEKEAPVFLLFLDATWQLQEQCPAAFEFSETYLAVLHDSTRVALFGTFLFNSPHQRVQQSTEFAISKNIQLGDEKGLKFPSVWDWSLQFTAKDRTLFHNPFYIGKSTPCVQNGSVKSFKRTKKSYSSTLRGMPASLKNGIISDQELLPRRNSLILKVKPDPPEQSDSQDRGAEQYFREWFSKPADLHGVILPLLSGMHIKLWKLCYFRWVPEAQIQRGGFITAFHKVSLLADEVDVLGRALRQPQGSPAEAPGPELVQSRLYFRAGGPHDAPGTPDFLSSSFPFSPVGSLCRRSISGTPLGKFLSGAKIWLSTETLANED